One segment of Rosa chinensis cultivar Old Blush chromosome 6, RchiOBHm-V2, whole genome shotgun sequence DNA contains the following:
- the LOC112169988 gene encoding polyadenylate-binding protein 2 has protein sequence MAQIQVQHQVPVTGPNGVAVNTGGQQQMVSTSLYVGDLEQNVTDSQLYDLFNQVGQVVSVRVCRDLSTRRSLGYGYVNYSNPQDAARALEVLNFTPLNGKSIRICYSLRDPTIRKSGTGNIFIKNLDKGIDHKALHDTFSSFGNILSCKIATDASGQSKGYGFVQFDKEEAAESAIEKLNGMLLNDKQVYVGPFLRRQERDGALQKTKFSNVYVKNISESTTDDDLKKIFGEHGPITSAVVMRDGDGKSRGFGFVNFDNPDDAAKAVELLNGKQFDDKEWYVGKAQKKTEREVELKEKFEHSMKEASDKFQGVNLYIKNLDDSIDDEKLKEIFSEYGTVTSCKVMRDPEGVSRGSGFVAFSTSEEASRALTEMNGKMVVSKPLYVALAQRKEERRARLQAQFSQMRPVAMAPSVAPRLPMYPPGAPGLGQQFMYGQGPPTIIPQQAGFGYQQQLVPGLRPGGAPMPNFFVPMVQQGQQGQRPGGRRGAGPVQQNQQQVPLMPQHMIPRGRMYRFPPGRNMPEAPFSGGMLSVPYDMGGMPMRDPAGGRAMPVPALASSLANATPEEQRTMLGEALYPQVDALEPDSAAKVTGMLLEMDQTEVLHLLESPEALKAKVAEAIEVLRNVTQHQVNNNADQLASISLTDKLVS, from the exons ATGGCTCAGATTCAAGTTCAGCATCAGGTTCCGGTGACCGGTCCGAACGGCGTCGCTGTCAACACCGGTGGTCAGCAACAGATGGTGTCCACGTCGCTGTACGTCGGGGATCTGGAGCAGAATGTGACCGACTCGCAGCTCTACGATCTGTTCAATCAGGTCGGCCAGGTCGTCTCCGTTAGGGTTTGCAGGGACTTGTCCACTCGCAGATCTCTTGGTTATGGCTATGTTAATTATAGCAACCCTCAGGATG CTGCGAGGGCACTAGAAGTACTGAACTTCACTCCACTGAATGGCAAATCTATCAGAATTTGCTATTCTCTTCGGGACCCTACTATTAGAAAGAGTGGTACTGGGAATATTTTTATCAAG AATCTGGACAAGGGAATTGACCACAAGGCATTGCATGATACATTCTCGTCTTTTGGCAACATACTTTCTTGCAAGATAGCTACGGATGCTTCTGGGCAGTCTAAGGGCTATGGTTTTGTTCAATTTGACAAGGAAGAAGCTGCTGAGAGTGCCATAGAGAAGTTAAATGGCATGCTGTTAAATGATAAACAAGTGTACGTAGGTCCCTTTCTCCGTAGGCAGGAGAGGGATGGTGCTTTGCAGAAGACAAAATTTAGCAATGTCTACGTGAAAAATATATCAGAATCTACTACAGATGATGACTTGAAGAAAATTTTTGGTGAACATGGACCCATTACCAGTGCTGTAGTGATGAGGGATGGTGATGGCAAATCaaggggttttggttttgtcaACTTTGATAACCCAGATGATGCTGCTAAAGCCGTTGAACTTCTGAATGGAAAGCAATTTGATGATAAGGAATGGTATGTTGGCAAAGCCCAGAAGAAGACTGAAAGAGAAGTTGAACTGAAGGAGAAATTTGAGCACAGCATGAAGGAAGCTAGTGATAAATTTCAAGGTGTGAATTTGTATATCAAGAACTTGGATGATAGCATTGATGATGAGAAACTTAAGGAAATATTCTCCGAGTATGGTACAGTCACATCTTGCAAG gttaTGCGTGACCCTGAAGGAGTTAGTCGTGGTTCTGGTTTTGTTGCCTTCTCGACTTCTGAAGAAGCTTCTCGAGCT CTTACGGAGATGAATGGCAAAATGGTTGTTAGCAAGCCTCTTTATGTTGCACTTGCACAACGGAAGGAAGAGAGAAGGGCAAGGTTGCAG GCTCAGTTTTCACAAATGAGGCCTGTTGCTATGGCTCCTTCAGTGGCTCCTCGTTTACCAATGTACCCTCCTGGTGCTCCAGGTCTAGGGCAACAATTTATGTATGGGCAAGGGCCTCCAACCATAATTCCACAGCAA GCTGGATTTGGTTACCAACAGCAACTTGTGCCAGGATTGAGGCCTGGAGGTGCTCCTATGCCAAACTTCTTTGTTCCAATGGTCCAACAGGGTCAGCAAGGCCAACGCCCAGGAGGTCGACGTGGGGCAGGTCCTGTGCAACAAAACCAGCAGCAAGTGCCACTGATGCCACAGCAT ATGATTCCAAGAGGACGTATGTATCGCTTTCCACCTGGTCGCAATATGCCGGAAGCTCCATTTTCTGGTGGTATGCTCTCAGTTCCATATGACATGGGTGGCATGCCTATGCGTGATCCTGCAGGGGGACGTGCTATGCCTGTTCCTGCTTTGGCTTCATCCCTTGCAAATGCTACACCGGAAGAACAGAGGACG ATGCTTGGTGAAGCTTTATATCCCCAAGTTGATGCTTTGGAGCCCGACTCAGCAGCCAAGGTTACAGGCATGCTTCTGGAGATGGACCAGACTGAGGTTTTACATTTGCTCGAGTCACCGGAGGCTCTGAAGGCAAAGGTTGCAGAGGCAATCGAGGTCCTGAGGAATGTTACCCAACATCAGGTTAACAACAATGCTGATCAGTTAGCATCAATATCTCTGACTGACAAGCTTGTTTCTTAA